In Candidatus Kryptoniota bacterium, the sequence CAGTGTGGCAGCTCCGGCAGGAGATCGCGCGGTGCTGGCCGTAAAGTTTGAAGCTGGTATTTGAATGGTCGAATTTCATCGGAGATGTCAGCACGGTCCAGCTGCCGGTTGTGTGGCAGTCGGTGCACTCCATCGCGATCTTCCCATGTGGAGATTCCTGTGCGAGCACGGTGGAGCACCACAATATTGTCGTGACAACGAATATAAATGGTCTCATTTTGAATCTCTCAATTGTCTGCTGGTGCTTCACGCGGAATGGCAGTCAATACATTTTGTGCCGATCGGACGATATCTTGCTGTCCTCTTGCCATCGATAAGAACTGTCGGATGACATTTCTCGCACGCGACTCCTATGTGCTTGCCGGTTAATGGGAACGATGACTGAGTGTCATGGTCGAAATTTGTCCTCGTCCAGTTTTCCGCCGTATGACATCTGCCGCAATCTGTGAAACCCTCAATCATGAATTGCCCCTTATGCTCGTCTGCGTGACAGCTCGAACATTTCATATCGAGTCCGACATATTGAACGGGAAGCGGTTCTGCCGGCTGAGTGTGGCATTTCGAGCATGCGATCTCCGCGTGCTTCCCGCGAAGAGGGAATCTCGTCTTTTCATGCGAAAACAGGAGCGATTGCCATGACACCGTCGTATGACATGTAACACATCCGCGAGCCATTTCATTCACGAATTGCCCACCGTGAATATTTGAATGACAGGTTGTGCAATCTATTTCTCCTTTCCAGCGGAACTGGAGTTTAGACTGGGCATTCACTTTTCCCGATTGATGGCAATCGTTGCAGGCGACCGCTTTGTGGGCGCCGGTAAGAATGTACCTCGTCTTCTGATGATCGTCTATGCTGAACTCCGCAGGTTTGAAGCCCGCGTCGATGTGGCATGCGTCGCATTTCCCGCCGTCGTCTCGATCGGCAAACTGTCCGGCATGCGCGTCGGCGTGACAGTCAGAACACGCCTGGAATTTAGTAATATGAAATCCAAGCTCACCAGATATGTTTTTCTTCATAGGATTGTCCGAGTGGCACTGTGAGCATTTCAAGTCGGCGTGCTTGCCGCGCAGAGGGAAGAGCGTTTTCGAATGATCGAATTCGGCCTTTGCAACGATCACGAAAGTTTCTGTGGTGTGACACGACGAACAAGGTTGCTTGAACTCCCCTTTGTGTGGATCGGCGTGACATGAAACGCATGACGAAAAACTCATGTGAGTGAACTTGATCGTTTTTCCGTCGGCAAGAGTCTGGTTGTGACATTGATAGCAGCCTGTGGTCCTATGCTTTCCGGTCAGCACGAAATTTGTCCTGTCATGCGAAAAGTTATCGGCGGGTTTCCAGCGTTCTGTTGTGTGGCACGAGGAACAGTTTGAACTGAGCTGGCCCTTGTGGATGTCTTCATGGCACGACTGGCACGACGTCGACAATCCGAGATATGTTATTTTTTGTTGAGTTGCAGGAAGAAGCTTCACGTCCGCTGCCGAAATGTTGTTGGTGTTGTGGCATTGGCGACATGAGGTAGACTTGTGTTTACCGGTAAGAGCGAACCCTACGGCGGAGTGATTGAATGTCGCGGTATCCAGAGGCATGATCTGGTAGTTTCTGCCGAAATGTTCGTGATGGCATTCCTGGCACATCTTCAGGCTGACTGTCGCATGGTATCCCTCGCCTTGTTTTATGCGGACGTTGATCTCCTTGTGACACGATAGACATCTGGCGTTCGAAAGCGATTTCCCTATAGTGTGGCACTGGGTGCAGTTGCTCATCCCCTCCAGGTTGGCATGAGCGGTGGTCAACTCTCCGGGAGAAATTTGCCCGTAAGAAACGCCCGCCAGTATGTCAAGAATTGATAAAATCAGGACAGTTTTTGCTGTCATCGATGCGTCATTTTAATAATTTACCAGGAGAACGATTTAAAAGGGACAGAGAATTATTTTCAAATGGTCGAATTTATTTTGGAAACCGGAAAACGTTTTGTCTCTGACCGGGATCGTCCCCGTTCTGTAAAAAGGTCTAAGCTGTGAGATGCCCCTTCATTGTGGGAAGAAAATATCCAGCTGTCTGCATAGAATCAAGTGCGATGACTTGTCCGGTCACTTCCATATCCATGTATATCCCAGAGCGACCGCGACTCCGACATGCACGATCAAAATCGCCAGCATGACGATCGAGAAGGGGAGATGAATGACATGCCAGTAATGAAATACCTGCCTGAGCTTTTCAAGAGCGAGAATCCGCTGCCTGAGTACGATGCGGTCGTTTGCGACGCGAGCGATTTCGCGTACCGAATTCTCCGGGATGGAATGCTCGCGAAGAGTCTTCTTAAGCATCTTGACCCGTCTCGCTCTCGAGAAATCTACCGCGAAGAGATATAGGGTCAACCGAATCAATCCCGCTTTCGACTCGTCAAATTTATGTGTCCCGATACTTTCAATCGAATCGATGACGGAGCTGTCAAGATTGTGTTTTTCCTTTACCGATTGCAGGAGGCGGCTTCTCTCCTCCTCGAGATCTTTGGCAGTCAGTTCCTGTCCCTCTATATTTTTCGGGATGTGCCTGTAGAAATAGCGGCCGATGAAACCGCTCAGGACGACCGCCGACATGCTCCAGAACCCGACAGCCGCAATGCCGCCGAACTTAAAAGTGGTATGGTACAAAACGAGTATGGGTCCCACAAGGCACATAAAGATATGAAATTCGAGATAATCTTTGATCTTGCCCAGGTGAGCGAGGCGCCTCACTCTTTTTCTCGACGAGTATATCGCGACACCGATGAAAATCATGGCGGTCCCTATGATACCGTATCCATGACTCTCGAATCCGCTCGGCTTAAGTTCTTCATACAATGCATGAGTTGGCCTTTCGTCGAGAGGCAAAAGGTAGTACGTATAGTTCTTGATCCAAATCGAGACGGCGGTCAGTAAACCAACCGACACCAGGAAGATGGTGAAGATCGTATGGGGAAGTTTTTTCATAGATTCAGGGAAGGCCGGGGCAGCCCCTGTGGGAGAATTGTAAGATTGTAAACGGCCGGCCTGAGAGATATTTGGAGCGATATGTCAGCAAGAGTTCCTGCTTCAAGTGGTTGGATTAGTAATTGGAGCCTCGTTCACAAAGTGCAATTTAGTAGACGCCCGCAAAAATTCAAGAGTTTAATGGCTGGGGCAATTAAGTCGGGGCCGAAATATCTGCGTGGCCGTATGTACCGAAAGCGGCATTCGTGGTTTTGTCGCCGCTGGCACCGTTAGATTGTTCTAGAGAATCATTATATTGAAGACACATTATAAGATTGGGCAGATGATGAAAGTGCTTCTTGTGTACCCCGGTTACCCCGATACATTCTGGAGTTTCAGACATGCGTTGAAATTTATCTCCAAGAAAGCGGCGTTCCCGCCACTTGGTCTCCTTACTGTTGCCGCGATGCTTCCTGAGAATTGGGAAAAGAAACTGATCGATCTTAATGTCGAGACGCTGGACGACAAACACATACTATGGGCCGATTATGTTTTTATCAGCGCTATGTCGGTACAGCGCGAATCATCGAAGGCTATAATTGCCAGGTGCAATAAGCTGGGAAGAAAAGTGGTTGCCGGTGGGCCTCTGTTCACTTCTTCGCACGACGAGTTCGAAGGGGTCGACCACTTTGTTCTTAACGAGGCCGAACTTACGCTTGCCTCTTTCGTTACCGATCTGCAGGCGGGTGACGCGAAAAAGATTTATACTTCGACGGATTGGGCTGATGTTTCCCGGACTCCTCCTCCGCTGTGGGACCTGATCAACTTCAAACATTATGCGTCGATGAACGTGCAGTACTCGCGCGGCTGTCCATATGACTGCGAGTTCTGCGACATAACCGTTTTATACGGACGCGTACCCCGGACAAAGTCGAAAGAACAGATCGTCACCGAGCTTGATAATCTATACGACCACGGATGGCGGGGTCCGGTCTTCTTTGTCGACGATAACTTCATCGGAAATAAAAACAAGTTGAAGCACGAGCTGCTCCCGGAGATCATCGAGTGGGAGAAGAAGAGGAACCACCCGTTCTATTTCAACACCGAGGTATCGCTGAACTCTGCGGACGATGACGTGCTGCTGCGGATGATGGTACAGGCGGGTTTCAATGCCGTGTTCGTAGGAATTGAATCGCCGAACGAGGAGAGCCTGCAAGAATGCAAGAAAATTCCCAACAAGAATCGGAATCTCGCCGAAAGTGTGAGAAAGATCCAGAAGTTCGGAATGCAGGTTCAGGGCGGTTTCATCGTGGGATTCGACAGCGATCCATCCACGATCTTCGACCGACTCGTGGCGTTCATACAGGAAACCGGAATTGTCACAGCGATGGTCGGTTTGCTGAACGCGCCGAAAGGCACCCGGCTTTACAAGAGAATGAAGGGTGAGGGAAGACTCATATCGCATTTCTCAGGCGACAACACAGATTTTTCGATGAACTTCATACCAAAGATGAGCCGCGAAGCACTCATCAAAGGATACAAGAACATAGTCGGGAAAATCTATTCGCCGTCGGAGTATTACGCACGCGTGAAGAAATTCATGAAGGACTTTAAACCTCCCCAGGCGAAGGTGTTCCGTGTGAATTTCGACGACATCAAGGCACTCTTTAAATCTGCCGTGATCCTGGGAATCTTCAGGAAGGAGCGGGTGTATTACTGGCGGTTATTCTTCTGGTCGCTCTTCACGCGTCCGAAGTTATTTCCTCTTGCGATCACCTTTTGCATTTACGGTTTTCACTTCAGAAAAATATTCGAAGATAATATAGCGAGCCTGTCCTAGCAGACAGGCCCGCCTGTAATATCACTCCTGAATCGTTCCCTTGAGCTTCAGGTCCCTGCTCGAACTCCCGATCATTATATCGTATTCACCGGGACGTGTTGCCCACGCGTCGGTGGTCAAGTCATAATGCGCGAAGTCGGCGCGCAAAACCTCGAACCTGACCGTCGTGCTCTCACCGGCCTTTAACGAAACCCTGGCGAATCTCTTCAACTCCTTGACCGGTACAGGAGTCGTCGTTCCCGGATCGTGCACGTAGAGCTGGGCAATCTCGACTCCTTCCCGCTTGCCGACGTTCGCGAGTTCAAAAGTCACTTCATAATTTCCTGATCCACTACCGCCCATTGGCTCGACTTCCAGATTCTTGTATTCGAAATCCGTGTAAGAAAGTCCGTATCCGAACGGGAAGAGCGGTTTTATGTTATACTTGTCGAAGTGCCTGTACCCGACGAAGATCCCGTCACTGTAAACTGAGACGCTGTCCTGTTTCCTGTATGAATCGTATGCCGAACAGTCTTTCCATTGCATTGGAAATGTCACCGGCAGTTTCCCCGATGGATTGTGATTTCCCAGAAGAACGTCCGCGATCGCGTTGCCCGCTTCGTCACCGCCGAACCATGCCTCGAGGGCAGCGGGCACGTCACCGATCCATTTATTCATAAGGACCGGTGCACCCGAAATCACAACAACGATCGTATTCTTGTTTGCCCCGCAGACTTTCTTGATGAGCTCGTCCTGGTCTGCCGGCAGTGCCATGTCGTCCCTGTCGAATCCTTCGGACTCATACTGGCTGGACGTCCCGACAAAGAGGATCGCGACATCGGATTTTTTCGCGGCCTCAACAGCCTCTTTGACCGGATCTCTTCCGGAGGACTTCATTCCCAGGATTGCAAGAGCTCCCCCTTCGTCCTGGTAATACTCGAACTTCAAATCGTAGTATTTGTCTTTCTTCAACTCAAGCGAATAAGAACGCGCTATGGGCGGATGGTCCCTCCAGTCGTCGATGACCATTTTTCCGTCAACATAGAGCCGGATGCCGTCGTCGCCCATCCCTTGCAGCTGGTAATATCCGTCTTCCTGCACTTTAAGTTTAGTGGTCCATCTCACGGAAAAATGATCCGCCGGAATTCCCTCAGCCGGAGATCTTCCGGTCCAATTGAAGTGAATCTGCTCGTCGTTTCTGGTAACCTTCGGCGTTCCATTCAATGATTGATTGTCGAAATATTCTGCGTGTAACCCGTGGACGTTGGTATTGTCCGGAAGATAAAGGAGCGAGCTGTCGATCGGCTGGACATCTCCGTTGAGTTCGGATCCCTCCGCAAAGTTAATCTTGATTTTATCGCCGAGTTTGTTCTTTAGCGCCTCGAGCGGACTAACTGAATAAACCGGTGTCACCATCGCACTGCCGCCGCCTTGCGTTCTTGCCTCCGCGGCATTCGGTCCGATGACAGCGATAGACTTCAACTTGTCGGGATTCAGCGGCAGGATATTGTCCCTGTTCTTGAGCAGAACAATGCCTTCGACTGCAGCCTGGTAGGCGACCTTTTGATGTTCAGGAGTATTTATGAGCGTTGAATCGGCGGACCGATTTTCATCGAACAGACCGAGCGTGAACATCACCCGGAGAATCCGCCTTACCTTTTCGTTTATTGTGCTTTCCTTCACCGTTCCGTCGTGGACCGCATCCGCGAGAGTGCCCGGATTCAGAAACTCGCCGGTCGGCATCTCCAGGTCCAGACCGCCGTTGGCGGTTGGGATCGTGCTGTGAACCGCGCCCCAGTCGGACATGACGAGGCCGTCGAATTTCCATTCGTCCTTTAGCTTGTCCTTAAGTATGTAATCGTTCTCGCTGCAGAAGTGGCCGTTAATCTTGTTGTACGCAGACATAACCGCGAGAACTTTTCCTTCTTCGACTGCGGCTTTGAAAGCTGGGAGGTAGATTTCATTCAGCGTCCGCT encodes:
- a CDS encoding cytochrome C; the protein is MTAKTVLILSILDILAGVSYGQISPGELTTAHANLEGMSNCTQCHTIGKSLSNARCLSCHKEINVRIKQGEGYHATVSLKMCQECHHEHFGRNYQIMPLDTATFNHSAVGFALTGKHKSTSCRQCHNTNNISAADVKLLPATQQKITYLGLSTSCQSCHEDIHKGQLSSNCSSCHTTERWKPADNFSHDRTNFVLTGKHRTTGCYQCHNQTLADGKTIKFTHMSFSSCVSCHADPHKGEFKQPCSSCHTTETFVIVAKAEFDHSKTLFPLRGKHADLKCSQCHSDNPMKKNISGELGFHITKFQACSDCHADAHAGQFADRDDGGKCDACHIDAGFKPAEFSIDDHQKTRYILTGAHKAVACNDCHQSGKVNAQSKLQFRWKGEIDCTTCHSNIHGGQFVNEMARGCVTCHTTVSWQSLLFSHEKTRFPLRGKHAEIACSKCHTQPAEPLPVQYVGLDMKCSSCHADEHKGQFMIEGFTDCGRCHTAENWTRTNFDHDTQSSFPLTGKHIGVACEKCHPTVLIDGKRTARYRPIGTKCIDCHSA
- a CDS encoding DUF4070 domain-containing protein, giving the protein MKVLLVYPGYPDTFWSFRHALKFISKKAAFPPLGLLTVAAMLPENWEKKLIDLNVETLDDKHILWADYVFISAMSVQRESSKAIIARCNKLGRKVVAGGPLFTSSHDEFEGVDHFVLNEAELTLASFVTDLQAGDAKKIYTSTDWADVSRTPPPLWDLINFKHYASMNVQYSRGCPYDCEFCDITVLYGRVPRTKSKEQIVTELDNLYDHGWRGPVFFVDDNFIGNKNKLKHELLPEIIEWEKKRNHPFYFNTEVSLNSADDDVLLRMMVQAGFNAVFVGIESPNEESLQECKKIPNKNRNLAESVRKIQKFGMQVQGGFIVGFDSDPSTIFDRLVAFIQETGIVTAMVGLLNAPKGTRLYKRMKGEGRLISHFSGDNTDFSMNFIPKMSREALIKGYKNIVGKIYSPSEYYARVKKFMKDFKPPQAKVFRVNFDDIKALFKSAVILGIFRKERVYYWRLFFWSLFTRPKLFPLAITFCIYGFHFRKIFEDNIASLS
- a CDS encoding glycoside hydrolase family 3 C-terminal domain-containing protein, which codes for MNRFLPDSIVVVFAAAISLLTSGAGPRPQGSTVPVYKNPNLPVDQRVEDLLGRMTMDEKLSMLGGTGFATKPNERLGIPELKMSDGPLGVRWGRSTAFPAGMAMAASWDTSLINRVGKSIGEELRGKGRDVILGPCVNIARLPIGGRDFESYGEDPYLASRMAVSYIQGVQSEKVAATVKHFAANNQEFERGFVDEKIDKRTLNEIYLPAFKAAVEEGKVLAVMSAYNKINGHFCSENDYILKDKLKDEWKFDGLVMSDWGAVHSTIPTANGGLDLEMPTGEFLNPGTLADAVHDGTVKESTINEKVRRILRVMFTLGLFDENRSADSTLINTPEHQKVAYQAAVEGIVLLKNRDNILPLNPDKLKSIAVIGPNAAEARTQGGGSAMVTPVYSVSPLEALKNKLGDKIKINFAEGSELNGDVQPIDSSLLYLPDNTNVHGLHAEYFDNQSLNGTPKVTRNDEQIHFNWTGRSPAEGIPADHFSVRWTTKLKVQEDGYYQLQGMGDDGIRLYVDGKMVIDDWRDHPPIARSYSLELKKDKYYDLKFEYYQDEGGALAILGMKSSGRDPVKEAVEAAKKSDVAILFVGTSSQYESEGFDRDDMALPADQDELIKKVCGANKNTIVVVISGAPVLMNKWIGDVPAALEAWFGGDEAGNAIADVLLGNHNPSGKLPVTFPMQWKDCSAYDSYRKQDSVSVYSDGIFVGYRHFDKYNIKPLFPFGYGLSYTDFEYKNLEVEPMGGSGSGNYEVTFELANVGKREGVEIAQLYVHDPGTTTPVPVKELKRFARVSLKAGESTTVRFEVLRADFAHYDLTTDAWATRPGEYDIMIGSSSRDLKLKGTIQE